In the genome of Myxococcales bacterium, one region contains:
- the nadC gene encoding carboxylating nicotinate-nucleotide diphosphorylase: MDAGLDPTGLQRLLLLAIEEDLGSGDITGIATIDPQWLGEAEIRAKQPLVAAGLEILAPFWDLIDPEVKIETPATDGQRLVVGDRLAIVRGRVRSLLAGERICLNLLCHLCGVATLTAAYVEQVGPHRARILDTRKTNPGMRRLEKAAVRAGGGHNHRFGLYDQILIKDNHVDACGGVTAAIRKARLEFPQAPLEIEVRNEEELREALAEQAPVILLDNMDLDRIRRCVEIAAGRAELEVSGGVTLDRIAALAATGIDRISVGALTHSVPAADLHMKLTPNRA; this comes from the coding sequence ATGGACGCCGGGTTGGACCCGACCGGTTTGCAGCGCCTGCTGCTGCTGGCGATCGAAGAGGATCTCGGCTCGGGCGACATCACCGGAATCGCCACGATCGATCCGCAATGGCTCGGAGAGGCGGAAATCCGCGCCAAGCAACCCCTGGTCGCCGCCGGTCTGGAAATTCTCGCGCCATTCTGGGATTTGATCGATCCGGAAGTCAAAATCGAAACGCCCGCGACCGACGGGCAGCGGCTTGTCGTCGGCGATCGGTTGGCGATCGTGCGCGGCCGCGTCCGTTCCCTGCTGGCCGGCGAACGGATCTGTCTGAACCTGCTTTGCCATCTGTGCGGCGTCGCCACGCTGACCGCCGCTTACGTCGAACAGGTCGGCCCGCACCGGGCGAGAATTCTGGATACCCGCAAGACCAATCCGGGGATGCGGCGGCTGGAAAAAGCCGCCGTGCGGGCCGGCGGGGGACACAATCACCGGTTCGGCCTGTACGATCAAATCCTGATCAAGGACAACCACGTCGACGCCTGCGGCGGCGTCACCGCCGCGATCCGCAAAGCGCGGCTGGAGTTCCCTCAGGCGCCGCTGGAGATCGAGGTCCGCAACGAAGAGGAATTGCGGGAGGCCCTGGCCGAACAGGCGCCTGTCATCCTGCTGGACAACATGGACCTCGACCGTATCCGCCGCTGCGTGGAAATCGCCGCCGGACGCGCCGAGTTGGAGGTTTCCGGCGGCGTGACGTTGGACCGGATCGCGGCCTTGGCGGCGACCGGCATCGACCGCATCAGCGTCGGCGCGCTGACCCACAGCGTTCCGGCCGCCGATCTCCATATGAAATTGACGCCGAACCGCGCATGA
- a CDS encoding response regulator: MKETTSRRLILVGLPEDFRKRVRDALGLRGNAFHVLPTLRDALEMVRQTEPSIVATNANLPDGNGYDLCRQIKEINKLSHVGVIMIVENSASYDHALGILSGIDRFIEMQMEEEPLAEAILEVAEKMEQAVPIASRPTSVAKKVISEIPTPPPEPAKPAPPPPPSKPAPERSKTTARMMPKTSDPLRAFFDDEEPPAGAARSDAASNATTQPALDAVTSDLWIKRSEKVSEASSAEISRHIEQWIEFHYGQRVDENMRQEVSRVLKQHIQTIIQNTIRKLMEE, translated from the coding sequence ATGAAAGAAACCACCTCGCGCCGTCTGATCCTGGTCGGCCTTCCGGAGGATTTCCGGAAACGAGTGCGCGACGCGCTCGGTTTGCGTGGCAATGCCTTTCATGTCTTGCCTACCCTGCGCGACGCCTTGGAAATGGTCCGGCAGACCGAGCCCTCGATCGTGGCCACCAATGCCAACCTGCCCGACGGCAACGGCTACGATTTGTGCCGACAGATCAAGGAAATCAATAAACTTTCCCATGTCGGGGTGATCATGATCGTGGAGAACAGCGCTTCCTACGACCATGCCCTCGGCATTCTTTCCGGCATCGATCGATTCATTGAAATGCAAATGGAGGAAGAGCCGCTGGCGGAGGCGATCCTCGAAGTGGCCGAAAAAATGGAGCAGGCGGTGCCGATCGCCAGCCGGCCGACTTCCGTGGCGAAAAAAGTCATTTCGGAAATTCCGACGCCCCCGCCCGAACCGGCCAAGCCGGCCCCACCGCCGCCGCCGAGCAAACCCGCTCCGGAGCGCAGTAAAACCACCGCGCGGATGATGCCCAAAACCAGCGATCCGTTACGCGCCTTTTTCGATGACGAGGAGCCGCCGGCCGGCGCAGCCCGGTCCGACGCCGCGTCGAACGCGACGACTCAACCGGCACTCGATGCCGTGACGTCTGACCTTTGGATCAAACGTTCCGAAAAAGTCAGCGAGGCATCCAGTGCGGAAATCTCCCGCCACATCGAACAATGGATCGAATTCCACTACGGCCAGCGGGTGGACGAGAACATGCGGCAGGAAGTATCCCGCGTGCTCAAGCAACACATCCAAACCATCATCCAGAACACCATTCGCAAGCTCATGGAGGAGTAA
- a CDS encoding DUF362 domain-containing protein yields MPSPVYFASLRASLRRNLLQKVGQLLDKMELAARLSPEQLVAVKVHFGEHGNTSFVPPVFVREVVQSILKTGARPFVTDANTLYRGSRSNAIKHLETATAHGFTAITLGAPVIIADGLRAQAGETVPIEGIHRRSVSIAEAIARADALVAVSHFKLHEATGFGGAIKNIGMGAASRDGKLQMHSSVSPHVNRDACLGDGICVRACTFGAISLVEKKAAIDEEKCTGCAECLGVCPADAIEIEWNQGLNRLGELMAEYAAGAMAGKDGRCFFVNFVTQVSPACDCYGMNDAPIVPDQGIFASTDPVALDQACLDAIQQAPGNRQTRLTNAFAAGDDKIRDIYPKVPYLCQLEHAEKIGIGTRAYALVPIG; encoded by the coding sequence ATGCCGTCACCCGTTTATTTCGCCTCGCTGCGGGCTTCACTGCGCCGCAATCTGCTGCAGAAGGTCGGGCAATTGCTGGATAAAATGGAATTGGCCGCCCGCCTCTCGCCCGAACAACTGGTCGCGGTGAAGGTCCATTTCGGCGAACACGGCAACACCTCGTTCGTGCCGCCGGTTTTCGTCCGCGAAGTGGTGCAGTCGATTTTGAAAACCGGCGCCCGCCCCTTCGTCACCGATGCCAACACGCTTTATCGGGGCTCGCGATCCAATGCGATCAAACACCTGGAGACCGCCACGGCGCACGGCTTCACCGCCATTACGCTCGGCGCGCCGGTCATCATCGCCGACGGCTTGCGCGCCCAGGCGGGCGAAACGGTGCCGATCGAGGGGATTCACCGCCGTTCGGTGTCGATTGCCGAGGCGATCGCCCGCGCCGACGCGCTGGTCGCGGTTTCGCACTTTAAACTGCACGAAGCGACGGGATTCGGCGGCGCGATCAAAAACATCGGCATGGGGGCGGCCAGCCGTGACGGCAAGCTGCAAATGCACAGTTCGGTATCGCCTCACGTCAATCGGGATGCTTGCCTGGGCGACGGCATTTGTGTGCGCGCCTGCACCTTCGGGGCGATTTCGTTGGTTGAAAAAAAAGCGGCAATCGACGAGGAAAAATGCACCGGCTGCGCGGAATGTCTCGGCGTTTGCCCGGCCGACGCCATTGAAATCGAATGGAATCAGGGGCTCAATCGCCTCGGAGAACTGATGGCCGAATACGCCGCCGGCGCCATGGCCGGCAAGGACGGCCGTTGCTTTTTCGTCAATTTCGTCACCCAGGTCAGCCCGGCCTGCGATTGTTACGGCATGAACGACGCGCCGATCGTGCCCGATCAGGGCATTTTCGCCTCTACCGACCCGGTCGCGCTCGATCAGGCGTGTCTGGACGCGATTCAACAGGCGCCCGGCAACCGGCAGACGCGGTTGACAAATGCCTTCGCCGCGGGCGATGACAAAATTCGGGATATTTATCCCAAGGTGCCGTATTTGTGTCAGTTGGAACATGCGGAAAAAATCGGCATCGGGACTCGCGCCTACGCGCTCGTGCCGATCGGCTGA
- a CDS encoding carotenoid biosynthesis protein codes for MEQRDITQNLLTRRAIVNEIWDKLPIWFLFLEGLGIHNILMSNAPEKWFVDVGISRHWFALLVLPLSLWFYGYYRIRLRETKQQFDKEKVHRRILLLAFGVPLFIWLFYAIFPFFRHEISGPAFRRMFELSNLFWAIMIMTHTLYHRGWARFVTFFGVAFVYGMALENAGIYLGYFFEPHFKVYVYKLPAPLATMVGWCIVFTCCITMIEFFRERSARLKASPALTALVTTVLAISADAQLDPLASFPDMWWRWHESLPAWWFGVPFCNYAAWFGAFFSFSLVYFTYADRADLTVWQRNARLLLLAPSIAIFAGSIWLGLMVVYETLFGAAGTGYPSLQILDAFFNKIYPY; via the coding sequence GTGGAACAACGCGACATCACCCAAAATTTATTAACCCGCCGCGCGATCGTGAATGAAATCTGGGACAAACTCCCCATCTGGTTCCTTTTTCTGGAAGGATTGGGCATTCATAACATCCTGATGTCCAACGCCCCGGAAAAATGGTTCGTGGATGTCGGCATCTCGCGTCATTGGTTCGCCTTGCTCGTTTTGCCGTTGTCGCTTTGGTTCTACGGCTACTACCGGATCCGGCTGCGCGAGACCAAACAGCAATTCGACAAGGAAAAGGTGCACCGCCGGATTCTCCTTCTGGCTTTCGGCGTGCCCCTGTTCATCTGGCTGTTCTACGCGATCTTCCCGTTTTTCCGCCACGAGATTTCCGGCCCCGCGTTTCGCCGGATGTTCGAATTGTCCAATTTGTTCTGGGCGATCATGATCATGACCCATACCCTGTACCACCGGGGTTGGGCGCGCTTCGTGACCTTCTTCGGCGTGGCTTTTGTCTACGGCATGGCCCTGGAGAATGCGGGCATCTATCTCGGCTATTTCTTCGAGCCGCACTTCAAGGTTTACGTTTATAAGCTGCCCGCCCCGCTGGCGACGATGGTGGGCTGGTGCATCGTGTTCACCTGCTGCATCACGATGATCGAATTTTTCCGCGAACGCTCGGCGCGCTTGAAGGCTTCGCCGGCCCTGACCGCGCTGGTGACGACCGTCCTGGCGATATCCGCCGATGCCCAGCTCGATCCCTTGGCCAGTTTTCCGGATATGTGGTGGCGCTGGCACGAGTCGCTGCCGGCCTGGTGGTTCGGCGTGCCCTTCTGCAATTACGCCGCCTGGTTCGGCGCCTTTTTCTCTTTTTCGCTCGTCTATTTCACCTATGCCGATCGGGCCGATCTGACCGTCTGGCAGCGCAACGCGCGGTTGTTGCTACTGGCCCCGAGCATCGCCATTTTCGCCGGATCGATCTGGCTCGGCCTGATGGTGGTCTACGAGACCCTGTTCGGCGCCGCGGGAACGGGCTATCCGTCCCTGCAGATTCTCGACGCCTTTTTCAACAAGATCTACCCGTACTGA